The proteins below are encoded in one region of Neodiprion virginianus isolate iyNeoVirg1 chromosome 7, iyNeoVirg1.1, whole genome shotgun sequence:
- the LOC124309057 gene encoding structural maintenance of chromosomes protein 2 yields MYVKSMVIDGFKSYGKRVEINGFDKEFNAITGLNGSGKSNVLDAICFVLGITNLSQIRANSLQDLVYKSGQAGVTKASVTITFDNRDRSSSPMGYEDYKEITVTRQVQIGGKNKYMINGSTVQNKRAHDMFCSVQLNVNNPHFLIMQGRITKVLNMKPVEILSMIEEAAGTSLYENKKNVALKTIEKKDSKLKEISSVIKEVLEPRLRKLKDQKSQYLEFQRVERELDHCHRIYIAWEYVSTLEKITNTAAQVDKVQSVVQAKTKAIDDGAQEIVNIDQRVEEIHRARDADKGSKLEELESELKRTESQEHKLTAEANSTKESIEAEIKLVGQLKTNIKDDEAALTTKEKELSKVSELFRSLKAQCEEDSALYQVAQERYEKVSSGLLLSEDGENATLEQQLMNAKQQATKAKTEIKQCQMTLKHSKEQLVKKQAEMRSTETQYKQDSKNLEEMEKELKSLQNEIDKLDYNEASKETLQEEAKLISRNVASLRSRSDNFEARHSQLRFQYQDPEPNFNRNWVKGLVCKLFTVKEPATATALETAAGGRLFNVVVDTETTSKKLLQRGQLQQRVTIIPLNKISGRTMDPKIVRLAEAVGGKGNVQPALSLIDYPPEIAKAMNWIFGQIFVCKDMETAQKVTFHERIMKKCVTLEGDVFDPAGTLSGGAGSKTGSLLLQLDELKTIQNQLNEDERSLAEINRKLTSSADVSKKFQVLKQRFDLRNHEVELVRQRLQQTSHHKLREEVEVLKSTIEEATQTLETAKRIESESTKRANDIEGQLKDAVNIRERQLKAVEMEMKDMKQKSTKSREQWQKREQESETLNLEITELRKAIQTGKEQLVAAEEKLANLKEASVTRDESLAEIRENVKALQAKVKMQKEAINQKNKEIQKLLNRKEEIAKQKIDFELEIQKLNHEIAAIQGTAGESESKIKALSRKYDWIEKDKAYFGTAGGIYDFNADSPTEMGRRISQLQKEHDKLSRNINTRAMDLLSREEEEYSKLMKKKQIVESDRKKILEAIQELDEKKKEILAKACKQVNKDFGSIFSTLLPGADAKLEPPENKTYLDGLEVKIGFSGIWKESLSELSGGQRSLIALSLILAMLLFKPAPLYILDEVDAALDLSHTQNIGSMLKRHFTQSQFIIVSLKDGMFNNANVLFRTKFIDGFSAVMRTANTAAARKN; encoded by the exons ATGTACGTTAAGTCGATGGTTATAGACGGCTTTAAGTCGTACGGAAAGAGAGTCGAGATAAATGGATTTGATAAGGAATTCAATGCCATCACCGGCCTCAACGGGAGCGGGAAATCAAACGTGCTTGATGCGATATGTTTCGTATTGGGAATCACGAATCTCTCGCAG ATCCGAGCGAACTCGCTCCAAGATTTGGTCTACAAGTCCGGACAGGCCGGAGTGACCAAAGCCAGCGTTACAATAACGTTCGACAATCGAGATCGTAGTTCATCGCCAATGGGCTATGAAGATTACAAGGAGATTACGGTCACCCGGCAGGTTCAAATTGGTGGAAAAAACAAGTACATGATCAACGGATCCACTGTGCAAAACAAGCGAGCCCATGACATGTTCTGCTCGGTTCAGCTGAACGTCAACAATCCACACTTCTTGATTATGCAAGGAAGAATAACAAAGGTTTTGAACATGAAGCCTGTAGAAATTCTGTCAATGATTGAGGAAGCAGCAGGCACGAGCTTGTacgagaataaaaagaatgtTGCTTTGAAAACAATCGAGAAAAAGGACAGCAAGTTGAAGGAAATATCAAGC GTCATTAAAGAGGTACTCGAGCCACGACTGCGGAAACTGAAGGACCAGAAGTCTCAGTACCTAGAATTCCAGCGAGTCGAGAGGGAGCTGGATCATTGCCACAGAATTTATATTGCCTGGGAATACGTTTCCACTTTGGAGAAAATTACCAACACTGCGGCCCAAGTGGACAAGGTCCAAAGTGTTGTCCAGGCAAAGACGAAAGCTATCGATGACGGGGCGCAGGAAATCGTGAATATCGACCAACGAGTAGAAGAAATCCACAGGGCTAGGGATGCG GACAAGGGCAGTAAGCTTGAGGAGCTCGAAAGCGAGCTGAAGCGCACCGAGAGCCAGGAGCACAAGCTTACGGCAGAGGCAAACAGTACTAAAGAGAGTATAGAGGCGGAGATTAAGCTGGTTGGACAGCTGAAGACGAACATAAAGGATGACGAGGCAGCTCTGACAACGAAGGAAAAGGAACTGTCAAAAGTTAGCGAACTATTCAGAAGTTTGAAGGCGCAGTGCGAGGAGGACTCGGCGCTGTATCAAGTGGCACAAGAGCGGTACGAGAAAGTCAGCTCAGGGCTGCTGCTGAGTGAGGATGGAGAAAACGCGACACTGGAGCAACAGTTAATGAACGCGAAGCAGCAGGCGACCAAGGCGAAAACGGAGATTAAGCAGTGCCAAATGACACTGAAGCACAGTAAGGAGCAGCTGGTGAAAAAACAGGCAGAGATGCGTAGCACAGAGACCCAATACAAACAGGACAGTAAAAATCTCGAGGAAATGGAGAAGGAACTCAAGAGCCTTCAAAATGAGATCGACAAGCTTGACTATAACGAGGCCTCCAAAGAGACGCTTCAGGAAGAGGCAAAGCTCATAAGCAGGAACGTGGCTTCGCTGCGCTCGCGGAGTGATAATTTTGAAGCGCGTCACTCACAGCTCAGATTCCAATACCAGGATCCAGAACCGAATTTCAATCGAAACTGGGTCAAGGGGCTGGTCTGCAAACTGTTCACGGTAAAAGAGCCGGCCACAGCTACCGCCCTGGAAACCGCAGCTGGTGGCCGGTTATTCAATGTGGTTGTCGACACAGAGACGACGAGTAAAAAGTTGCTGCAGCGCGGGCAGCTTCAGCAACGCGTGACCATCATTCCTCTGAACAAGATAAGTGGTCGTACAATGGACCCGAAAATAGTGAGGCTCGCGGAGGCGGTCGGCGGTAAGGGAAATGTGCAACCAGCTTTGTCACTGATTGACTATCCTCCAGAAATCGCTAAAGCCATGAATTGGATATTCGGTCAGATATTCGTGTGCAAGGACATGGAGACCGCCCAGAAAGTAACCTTCCACGAACGCATTATGAAAAAGTGCGTCACTCTCGAAGGCGACGTCTTTGACCCCGCTGGAACGCTCAGTGGCGGCGCTGGCTCAAAAACTGGCTCGCTGTTGCTCCAGCTTGACGAGCTCAAAACTATCCAGAACCAGCTGAACGAGGACGAGAGATCGCTGGCTGAAATTAACCGAAAGTTAACCAGCAGCGCAGATGTCTCGAAGAAATTCCAGGTCCTCAAGCAGCGCTTTGATCTCAGGAATCATGAGGTCGAATTGGTCCGTCAGAGGCTCCAGCAAACTTCGCATCACAAACTGCGAGAAGAG GTTGAAGTGCTGAAGTCGACGATAGAAGAAGCGACGCAGACGTTGGAGACGGCGAAGCGTATCGAGTCGGAGAGCACAAAGCGGGCCAACGACATCGAGGGGCAGTTGAAGGACGCGGTCAACATCCGAGAGCGGCAATTGAAGGCTGTCGAGATGGAGATGAAAGATATGAAGCAGAAGTCGACCAAGAGCAGAGAGCAGTGGCAGAAGCGTGAGCAGGAATCGGAAACGCTTAATTTGGAGATAACTGAGCTGAGGAAAGCGATTCAGACTGGGAAGGAACAGCTTGTTGCGGCTGAGGAGAAGCTGGCGAATTTGAAGGAAGCGTCGGTGACGCGAGACGAGAGTCTTGCCGAAATACGAGAAAACGTAAAGGCGCTTCAGGCCAAAGTTAAGATGCAGAAAGAGGCAATAAACCAGAAGAACAAGGAAATCCAAAAGCTTTTGAACAGGAAAGAGGAAATCGCTAAACAGAAAATCGACTTCGAACTCGagatacaaaaattgaacCACGAGATAGCCGCGATTCAGGGAACAGCTGGCGAGAGCGAATCGAAGATAAAGGCGCTGTCGAGGAAGTACGATTGGATCGAGAAGGACAAGGCCTACTTTGGAACTGCGG GTGGTATCTATGACTTCAACGCGGACTCGCCGACGGAAATGGGTCGCAGGATATCTCAGCTCCAAAAGGAACACGACAAGCTCAGCAGAAACATAAACACCAGAGCAATGGATTTACTGAGCAGGGAAGAGGAGGAGTACAGCAAACTGATGAAGAAGAAACAGATAGTGGAGAGCGACaggaaaaaaatactcgaGGCCATACAGGAACTTgacgaaaagaagaaggagataTTGGCCAAGGCTTGCAAGCAG GTCAACAAGGACTTTGGCTCTATATTCAGCACCCTTTTGCCAGGTGCGGACGCGAAGCTGGAACCGCCGGAAAACAAGACCTACCTCGACGGACTCGAGGTAAAAATCGGTTTTTCTGGTATCTGGAAGGAGTCGCTGAGCGAGTTGTCGGGTGGTCAGAGGTCGCTGATCGCCTTGTCGCTGATCCTGGCCATGCTGCTGTTCAAACCGGCGCCCCTTTATATCCTGGATGAAGTCGACGCTGCGTTAGATTTATCCCACACCCAGAATATCGGGAGCATGCTCAAGCGGCATTTCACTCAATCGCAGTTCATAATCGTCTCGTTGAAGGACGGCATGTTCAACAACGCGAACGTTCTGTTTAGGACAAAATTCATCGACGGTTTTTCAGCCGTCATGAGGACTGCGAATACCGCCGCAGCTCGTAAGAACTAA